In one Candidatus Polarisedimenticolaceae bacterium genomic region, the following are encoded:
- the rarD gene encoding EamA family transporter RarD codes for MDAERRRGLALALAAFGFWGFAPLYFKAIRHVAPLDILAHRVVWSVPFLAALLSSVGTWTGVRAAIVSRRTLGTLAVTAVLVSVNWLTFIYGVTSGRILDTSLGYYINPLVNVLLGLVFLRERLTRPQAIAVLLAAAGTFWLTVSLGRFPWIALTLALSFGVYGLLRRGVAVDSMGALFVETTLLFPVACGFLVWLGLAGRGAFVAAGPSTSILLACAGFVTAIPLIWFAGAARRLPFSWVGLCQYLAPSLTFLLGVFVYDEPFTAAHGVAFACIWTALALFSADLVRSARLSRDSRDPAPSGAAGGPGR; via the coding sequence ATGGACGCGGAGCGGCGGCGGGGTCTGGCGCTCGCGCTCGCGGCATTCGGGTTCTGGGGGTTCGCGCCCCTCTACTTCAAGGCGATCCGCCATGTCGCCCCCCTCGACATCCTCGCCCATCGCGTCGTGTGGTCGGTGCCGTTCCTCGCGGCGCTGCTGTCCAGCGTGGGGACCTGGACCGGGGTGCGCGCCGCGATCGTCTCGAGGCGCACGCTCGGCACCCTCGCCGTCACCGCGGTCCTCGTCTCGGTCAACTGGCTGACCTTCATCTACGGCGTGACGAGCGGCCGCATCCTCGACACGAGTCTCGGCTACTACATCAACCCGCTCGTCAACGTGCTGCTCGGTCTCGTGTTCCTCCGCGAGCGGCTGACCCGCCCCCAGGCGATCGCGGTGCTGCTCGCCGCCGCCGGGACGTTCTGGTTGACCGTTTCGCTGGGCCGCTTCCCCTGGATCGCGCTCACCCTCGCGTTGTCCTTCGGCGTCTACGGACTCCTTCGCCGGGGCGTCGCCGTCGACTCGATGGGCGCGTTGTTCGTCGAGACGACGCTGCTCTTCCCGGTCGCGTGCGGGTTCCTGGTCTGGCTCGGTCTGGCGGGGAGAGGGGCATTCGTCGCGGCCGGCCCCTCCACCTCCATCCTCCTCGCCTGCGCGGGCTTCGTCACGGCGATCCCGCTGATCTGGTTCGCGGGAGCCGCCAGACGCCTGCCGTTCTCGTGGGTGGGACTGTGCCAGTACCTCGCGCCGAGCCTGACGTTCCTCCTCGGCGTGTTCGTCTACGACGAACCGTTCACCGCGGCCCACGGCGTCGCGTTCGCGTGCATCTGGACGGCGCTCGCCCTCTTCAGCGCGGACCTCGTCCGCAGCGCCCGACTCAGCCGTGATTCGCGCGATCCAGCTCCATCTGGAGCTGCTGGTGGGCCCGGTCGTTGA
- a CDS encoding BON domain-containing protein, producing the protein MNVFLKLGTIAVMTGTLAVAADTKQPYRPDPWITTKTKLALYTAEDVSGTSINVDTFNGRVTLHGKVETAAERTRAEEIAKRIEGVLGVRNLVQVVPGTKKKSVKFEDAVVADRVKLALDSDAALKDSQVRVASVNNGVVLLDGKASSLSAHLRAVRVATRVEGVNRVASEVKSPEVLSDREIRMEEEAAQKAPAPSTGTGSTFLDMWITTSSKARLLADGDTPAMDINVDTDDGVVTLFGVVPTEGSKAAAEAEVWKVSGVKKVDNALQVVPSKDQKAVEVRDADAVTDAKAALAEKAAFKDVSVDVKNGAARLTGTVANQADWLMAAVTVRSSPGIRSVNNDLKVKP; encoded by the coding sequence ATGAACGTGTTCTTGAAACTCGGAACGATCGCTGTGATGACCGGGACCCTGGCGGTCGCCGCGGATACGAAACAACCGTACCGCCCCGACCCGTGGATCACGACGAAGACCAAGCTCGCTCTCTACACCGCCGAGGACGTCTCGGGAACCAGCATCAACGTGGACACCTTCAACGGGCGGGTGACCCTGCACGGCAAGGTCGAAACGGCCGCCGAGCGGACGCGCGCGGAGGAAATCGCAAAGCGAATCGAAGGCGTCCTGGGGGTGCGCAACCTGGTGCAGGTCGTTCCCGGCACGAAGAAGAAGTCCGTGAAGTTCGAGGATGCGGTCGTCGCCGATCGCGTGAAGCTCGCGCTGGACTCCGATGCGGCCCTGAAGGACAGTCAGGTCCGCGTCGCGTCGGTGAACAACGGCGTCGTCCTGCTCGACGGGAAGGCCTCGAGCCTGTCGGCCCATCTGCGCGCCGTCCGGGTCGCGACCCGCGTCGAGGGCGTGAACCGCGTCGCCAGCGAGGTGAAGAGCCCCGAGGTGTTGTCGGATCGGGAGATCCGGATGGAAGAGGAGGCCGCGCAGAAGGCCCCCGCCCCGAGCACCGGCACGGGCTCGACCTTCTTGGACATGTGGATCACCACCTCGTCCAAGGCGCGGCTGCTCGCCGACGGCGACACGCCGGCGATGGACATCAACGTGGACACCGACGACGGCGTGGTGACGCTTTTCGGCGTCGTCCCGACGGAAGGTTCCAAAGCGGCGGCGGAGGCCGAGGTGTGGAAGGTGTCGGGCGTGAAGAAGGTGGACAACGCCCTGCAGGTGGTTCCCTCGAAGGACCAGAAGGCCGTCGAGGTGCGGGATGCCGACGCCGTGACGGACGCGAAGGCGGCCCTCGCGGAGAAGGCCGCGTTCAAGGACGTCTCCGTCGACGTCAAGAACGGCGCGGCGAGGCTCACGGGAACCGTGGCGAATCAGGCCGACTGGCTCATGGCCGCGGTGACGGTCCGCTCGAGCCCCGGGATCCGCTCCGTCAACAATGACCTCAAGGTGAAGCCCTAG
- a CDS encoding glycosyltransferase 87 family protein: MLPALFLCLAPPLVVGLHGVGVPVPVGIASTLLLSALIGWRRRELLEIPWSRVARHPLAGAVWAIAFALAVVQVGRVSVYMDDVARPEFSAHPGDPFRVEHCCLTAYAEAARLAAEGRPDLYDANLYRPGGVPRRIGPLTVDMYHYPPPFLLLPGAVRLVATDFFEFRRVWFAIQALVLLAALLLLARWIGGETGRDVALAAALVGASPQTAWALQMGNFQITAIPAALLGLAWAQSRPLPGSAMLAWATGAKMFPAMLVVHVVATRRWRLVAWIAGAGIAIAAFTAAVYGPDLFVQFVRDEMPQLADGSAFPMTEKLRTIPLNFSIYGLAKKLNLLGVEAIDVQAAKRVAQLYALLLAGLAAWAGWVGRAVGLPTQGAGRLRLAAMWLAILNLASFAGPFVGGGYGNVGTTWLLSLLVAGGTTAARRFGWLAVTVVVAGHVLLVPSSGMGLDPTPAILWTSVLGQLGAIGVNVWAVFSWVRRRP, encoded by the coding sequence ATGCTTCCGGCCCTCTTCCTCTGCCTCGCCCCTCCGCTCGTCGTCGGCCTGCACGGCGTCGGCGTTCCGGTCCCCGTCGGGATCGCGTCGACGCTCCTTCTCTCGGCCCTGATCGGCTGGCGGCGGCGCGAGCTCCTCGAGATTCCCTGGTCGCGCGTCGCGCGCCACCCGCTGGCGGGAGCGGTGTGGGCGATCGCCTTCGCCTTGGCGGTGGTCCAGGTGGGCCGTGTCAGCGTCTACATGGACGACGTCGCGCGTCCGGAGTTCTCGGCCCACCCCGGGGACCCGTTCCGCGTGGAGCACTGCTGCCTCACCGCCTACGCGGAGGCGGCGCGTCTGGCCGCCGAAGGGCGCCCGGACCTGTATGACGCGAACCTCTACCGCCCCGGCGGCGTCCCCCGGCGGATCGGCCCGCTCACGGTCGACATGTACCACTACCCGCCGCCCTTCCTCCTGCTCCCGGGCGCGGTGCGTCTGGTGGCGACCGATTTCTTCGAGTTCCGGCGGGTGTGGTTCGCGATCCAGGCGCTGGTGCTGCTCGCGGCGCTGCTCCTGCTCGCGCGCTGGATCGGCGGGGAGACCGGACGCGACGTGGCGCTCGCCGCGGCGCTCGTGGGCGCATCCCCGCAGACCGCGTGGGCGCTGCAGATGGGGAACTTCCAGATCACCGCGATCCCGGCCGCCCTGCTCGGGCTCGCCTGGGCGCAGTCCCGCCCGCTCCCCGGATCGGCGATGCTCGCGTGGGCGACGGGGGCGAAGATGTTCCCGGCGATGCTCGTCGTGCACGTCGTCGCGACGCGCCGATGGAGGCTCGTCGCGTGGATCGCCGGAGCGGGGATCGCGATCGCGGCGTTCACCGCCGCGGTCTACGGCCCCGACCTCTTCGTCCAGTTCGTCCGCGACGAGATGCCGCAGCTCGCCGACGGCTCGGCGTTCCCGATGACGGAGAAGCTGCGCACGATCCCGTTGAATTTCTCGATCTACGGCCTCGCGAAGAAACTCAACCTGCTCGGGGTCGAAGCGATCGACGTCCAGGCCGCGAAACGCGTCGCGCAGCTCTACGCGCTGCTCCTCGCGGGGCTCGCGGCATGGGCCGGATGGGTCGGCCGGGCGGTCGGGCTCCCCACGCAGGGCGCCGGGCGCCTGCGCCTCGCCGCGATGTGGCTGGCGATCCTCAACCTCGCCTCGTTCGCCGGACCGTTCGTCGGCGGCGGGTACGGGAACGTCGGGACGACGTGGCTGCTCAGCCTGCTCGTCGCCGGGGGGACCACGGCGGCACGACGCTTCGGGTGGCTCGCCGTCACGGTCGTCGTCGCCGGGCACGTGCTCCTCGTTCCTTCCTCCGGCATGGGCCTCGACCCGACGCCGGCGATTCTCTGGACGTCGGTGCTCGGTCAGCTCGGCGCGATCGGCGTGAACGTTTGGGCGGTATTCTCGTGGGTCCGGAGGCGACCGTGA
- a CDS encoding Na+/H+ antiporter, with product MAHVLPSILFVLAVIAAVAWAGRRLEFPVPVLLAVAGFAWSLFPGLAAPEIEPGIVLAVFLPPLLYADAWNASWIDFRRWLRPILQLAIGLVAFTIVTVGVVAKMLMPELPWAACFLLGAIVSPTDTVAVHAVLERLRITRRATAILGGESLVNDATGLLGVSLATVVVASGMFEAGEIGIRFASIAGLGVAVGVAVGLGAAWLNCRARGTEILVTLSLLAPYVAYFVAETVGASGVLAVVIAGFVASWREHVIAPESRVELYAVWGQLVFLLNALMFLFVGLETPHRLSDALTTMPGLIGSALIVALVVIASRFAWVFPGAYVPLILSERLRRLEQGYPPPRYVLIAAWCGVRGAVSLAAALSIPPLLADGTPFPGREQIVACTLVVILVTLVGQGLTLGPLVRALGVSAEDPSDAEVRAAREAMLAAGIARLDAYCTEESCPIAVYRLRDAMSDELATLKDTDATERTRAERRLAVAADVRREVYRAQAAELLRLRDGGALNDRAHQQLQMELDRANHG from the coding sequence ATGGCCCACGTTCTTCCCTCCATCCTCTTCGTCCTCGCCGTGATCGCCGCGGTCGCCTGGGCCGGGCGCCGCCTCGAGTTCCCCGTCCCCGTCCTTCTCGCGGTCGCGGGGTTCGCCTGGTCGCTGTTCCCGGGACTGGCCGCGCCGGAGATCGAGCCCGGGATCGTGCTGGCGGTGTTCCTCCCGCCCCTGCTGTACGCCGACGCGTGGAACGCCTCGTGGATCGACTTCCGTCGCTGGCTGCGGCCGATCCTCCAGCTCGCGATCGGGCTCGTCGCGTTCACGATCGTCACCGTCGGCGTCGTCGCCAAGATGCTGATGCCGGAGCTCCCCTGGGCGGCCTGTTTCCTCCTCGGCGCGATCGTGTCGCCGACCGACACCGTCGCGGTGCACGCGGTGCTCGAGCGCCTGAGGATCACACGGCGCGCGACGGCGATCCTCGGCGGCGAGAGCCTCGTCAACGACGCGACCGGCCTGCTCGGGGTGAGCCTCGCCACCGTCGTCGTCGCCTCCGGGATGTTCGAGGCGGGGGAGATCGGGATCCGCTTCGCAAGCATCGCGGGGCTGGGCGTCGCCGTCGGCGTCGCCGTCGGTCTCGGGGCGGCGTGGCTCAACTGCAGGGCCCGCGGAACCGAGATCCTGGTCACCCTCTCGCTCCTCGCGCCCTACGTCGCCTACTTCGTCGCCGAGACGGTCGGGGCGTCGGGGGTGCTCGCGGTCGTGATCGCGGGGTTCGTCGCGTCCTGGCGGGAACACGTGATCGCGCCGGAGAGCCGCGTCGAGTTGTACGCCGTCTGGGGCCAGCTCGTTTTCCTGCTCAACGCCCTGATGTTCCTCTTCGTCGGCCTCGAGACCCCCCACCGCCTGAGCGACGCCCTGACGACGATGCCGGGGCTGATCGGCAGCGCCCTCATCGTGGCGCTCGTCGTGATCGCGTCGCGGTTCGCGTGGGTGTTCCCGGGCGCCTACGTGCCCCTGATCCTCTCCGAACGGCTGCGGCGCCTGGAGCAGGGTTATCCGCCGCCGCGCTACGTCCTCATCGCCGCTTGGTGCGGGGTGCGCGGCGCGGTCTCGCTGGCGGCGGCGCTGTCCATCCCGCCGCTGCTCGCGGACGGGACGCCGTTCCCCGGGCGGGAGCAGATCGTGGCGTGCACGCTCGTGGTGATCCTGGTGACCCTCGTCGGGCAGGGGCTGACCCTGGGGCCGCTGGTGCGCGCGCTCGGGGTCTCGGCCGAGGATCCGTCGGACGCCGAGGTGCGGGCCGCGCGCGAAGCGATGCTCGCCGCGGGAATCGCCCGCCTCGACGCCTACTGCACGGAGGAAAGCTGTCCGATCGCGGTGTATCGCCTCCGCGACGCGATGAGCGACGAGCTGGCGACGCTGAAGGACACCGACGCGACCGAAAGGACGCGCGCGGAACGGCGCCTCGCGGTCGCCGCCGACGTGCGCCGCGAGGTCTACCGGGCCCAGGCCGCCGAGCTGTTGCGTCTTCGCGACGGCGGGGCGCTCAACGACCGGGCCCACCAGCAGCTCCAGATGGAGCTGGATCGCGCGAATCACGGCTGA
- a CDS encoding PQQ-dependent sugar dehydrogenase produces MSRAPYSAFLVLATLAEDLLPSGARAATPPPGFEDRALVGVDAEGGAPSPVGIAFEPDGGVMFVIEKGDGTAVGQARVRRWHAATGGVSTALTIPCVDSTGERGVLGIAVDPDYDEPGGASRYVYLYYTRVAGQSGSACHIPETQAGAYNRVARYRETGGVLVEEQTLLQGPRLGANNHQGGALRFGNDGTLLIAMGDNDTDAYPVPAARDLSDLRGKILRIHRDGTIPADNPFVGQAGVRPEIWAYGLRNPFRTSVDPDTGTFYIGDVGEARWEEINAGIPGSDYGWPCLEATSTFASCDPPPTADVKPIYAYGHNGQTPPVEGDSVISGPVYRATAFPPDYHGKYFFGDYGGNWVRRARIAADGTLTEIETFLPDATAVVDLAVSPAGCLTWVSIVEGVREVCHVGGSNGQPHAVAFAAPNSGLAPLTVQFDGTASNDPDQDPLAYAWEFGDSTSSSEAAPQKTYTTNGVRQVVLTVDDGRGTANSADQAPPVRIVVGNRAPAGTIVTPPDGARYDAGDTISYSGSATDPEDGALPPSAYAWTVVFHHGGHTHPFLGPVTGATSGSFEIPTSGEDADDVFFRILLRVTDSGAPLGSPGALSHESRVDLHPNLTTLTAETVPAGAGLDLGIDQRFQPAPFVKSSVVNFPRTLTAPSLQSAAGASWEFESWSDGGAAEHTVPAPAEPTAYVASYRCLSGCDFTPQLTVTRLVGSDVRWHWDGLACAVSHDLVQGSLATLRGGGGSFGAAVERCVANDLKAVAVEESAVPTSGGSWYLVRGVGCLGAGTYDEYGVDSQSGSRDAEIATSSSSCADGDEQTPTLQLAKAAADTANLSWSGVGCASAYDAVRGDLSELRSSSGNFTAAVEACVANDLVTTSTQDATATPVGGGLWYLVRGVGCGGQGTYDEDGAFGQAASRDAEIAASPLACP; encoded by the coding sequence TTGTCCCGCGCCCCGTACTCCGCGTTCCTCGTGCTCGCGACCCTCGCGGAGGACCTCCTGCCGTCGGGAGCCCGCGCAGCCACCCCCCCGCCCGGATTCGAAGACCGCGCACTGGTGGGCGTGGACGCTGAAGGCGGCGCTCCGTCCCCCGTCGGCATCGCCTTCGAGCCCGACGGCGGCGTGATGTTCGTCATCGAGAAGGGGGACGGGACCGCCGTCGGCCAGGCACGCGTGCGGCGCTGGCACGCGGCGACCGGCGGCGTGTCGACCGCGCTGACGATCCCCTGCGTCGACAGCACCGGCGAACGCGGCGTGCTGGGCATCGCGGTGGACCCCGACTACGACGAGCCGGGCGGTGCGTCCCGATACGTGTACCTCTATTACACGCGCGTCGCCGGGCAGTCGGGCTCGGCGTGCCACATTCCGGAGACGCAGGCCGGCGCCTACAACCGCGTGGCGCGCTACCGCGAGACCGGTGGAGTGCTCGTCGAAGAGCAGACGCTCCTGCAGGGTCCCCGACTCGGCGCGAACAACCACCAGGGCGGCGCGCTCCGCTTCGGGAACGACGGGACCCTCTTGATCGCCATGGGGGACAACGACACGGACGCTTATCCCGTACCCGCCGCGCGCGACCTGTCCGACCTCCGGGGCAAGATCCTCCGCATCCACCGGGACGGAACGATCCCCGCGGACAATCCGTTCGTCGGGCAGGCGGGCGTGCGCCCCGAGATCTGGGCGTACGGCCTGCGCAACCCGTTCCGCACCTCGGTCGATCCGGATACGGGCACCTTCTACATCGGCGACGTCGGCGAGGCGCGCTGGGAGGAGATCAACGCCGGAATCCCAGGAAGCGACTACGGCTGGCCGTGTCTCGAGGCGACGAGCACGTTCGCCTCGTGCGATCCTCCCCCGACCGCCGATGTGAAGCCGATCTACGCGTACGGCCACAACGGGCAGACGCCGCCGGTGGAGGGGGACTCGGTCATCAGCGGCCCGGTCTACCGAGCGACCGCTTTCCCCCCCGACTACCACGGGAAGTACTTCTTCGGAGACTACGGCGGGAACTGGGTACGCCGCGCTCGCATCGCGGCGGACGGGACGCTGACCGAGATCGAGACCTTCCTTCCCGACGCGACCGCCGTGGTCGACCTCGCCGTCTCGCCGGCGGGCTGCCTCACCTGGGTGAGCATCGTCGAGGGCGTCCGCGAGGTCTGCCACGTCGGCGGCTCGAACGGCCAGCCGCACGCGGTGGCCTTCGCCGCGCCGAACTCCGGATTGGCCCCGCTCACGGTGCAGTTCGACGGCACGGCGTCGAACGACCCGGACCAGGATCCGCTCGCGTACGCCTGGGAGTTCGGCGACTCCACGTCGAGCTCCGAAGCGGCCCCGCAGAAGACCTACACGACCAACGGGGTCCGGCAGGTGGTGCTGACCGTGGACGACGGACGCGGCACGGCGAACTCGGCGGACCAGGCGCCGCCGGTGCGCATCGTGGTGGGGAATCGCGCTCCGGCCGGAACGATCGTCACCCCGCCCGACGGCGCACGTTACGACGCGGGGGACACCATCTCCTATTCGGGCTCGGCCACCGACCCCGAGGACGGTGCCCTGCCTCCGTCGGCATACGCATGGACCGTGGTGTTCCACCACGGCGGACACACGCACCCGTTCCTGGGGCCCGTCACCGGCGCCACCTCCGGCAGCTTCGAGATCCCCACGTCCGGCGAGGACGCCGACGACGTCTTCTTCCGGATCCTGCTCCGGGTGACCGACTCCGGCGCGCCCCTCGGGAGCCCGGGCGCGCTCTCGCACGAATCCCGGGTCGACCTCCACCCGAATCTCACGACCCTGACCGCGGAGACGGTCCCCGCGGGGGCGGGTCTGGATCTCGGGATCGACCAGCGCTTCCAGCCCGCCCCCTTCGTGAAGTCGTCGGTCGTGAACTTCCCCCGGACCCTGACGGCCCCGTCGCTCCAGTCGGCGGCCGGTGCGTCGTGGGAGTTCGAGTCGTGGTCGGACGGCGGCGCGGCGGAGCACACCGTTCCCGCGCCCGCCGAGCCCACCGCCTACGTCGCCTCCTATCGCTGCCTCTCCGGCTGCGACTTCACGCCGCAGCTGACGGTGACGCGTCTCGTCGGGAGCGATGTGCGCTGGCATTGGGACGGTCTCGCGTGCGCCGTTTCACACGATCTCGTTCAGGGCTCCCTCGCCACGCTGCGGGGCGGCGGTGGGAGCTTCGGCGCGGCGGTCGAGCGGTGCGTGGCCAACGACCTGAAGGCGGTGGCCGTCGAGGAATCGGCGGTGCCGACGAGCGGCGGCTCCTGGTACCTCGTCCGCGGCGTCGGCTGCCTGGGCGCGGGGACCTACGACGAGTACGGGGTCGACTCCCAATCCGGCTCGCGGGACGCGGAGATCGCGACGTCGTCCTCGTCCTGCGCGGACGGCGACGAGCAAACCCCGACCTTGCAGCTGGCGAAGGCCGCGGCCGACACCGCGAACCTCTCGTGGTCGGGCGTCGGCTGCGCGAGCGCCTACGACGCGGTGCGCGGCGACCTCTCCGAGTTGCGGAGCTCCTCGGGGAACTTCACGGCGGCGGTGGAGGCGTGTGTCGCGAACGACCTCGTCACGACGTCGACGCAGGACGCCACCGCGACCCCGGTGGGCGGGGGGCTCTGGTATCTCGTCCGCGGCGTGGGCTGCGGTGGTCAGGGGACGTACGACGAGGACGGCGCGTTCGGCCAGGCGGCCTCGCGCGATGCGGAGATCGCCGCGTCTCCGCTCGCCTGCCCGTGA
- a CDS encoding PH domain-containing protein — MIFDIERPDPKLLTYYVLSCLLTGPLFFILIVPNYFRYHTMRFRFDDEGISMRWGILFRREIHLTYARIQDIHLVSNFVERWLGLARIQIQTASGSSKAEMTLEGILQYERVRDFIYSKMRGFRSGGVSAPAHPDTSHAEAIAPILKEIASELRAIRARLEGGADRV, encoded by the coding sequence GTGATCTTCGACATCGAGCGTCCCGATCCGAAGCTGCTGACGTATTACGTGCTCTCGTGCCTGCTGACCGGGCCGCTGTTCTTCATCCTGATCGTCCCGAACTACTTCCGGTACCACACGATGCGATTCCGGTTCGACGACGAGGGGATCTCCATGCGCTGGGGGATCCTCTTCCGCCGCGAGATCCACCTGACCTACGCGCGCATCCAGGACATCCACCTCGTCAGCAACTTCGTGGAGCGGTGGCTGGGCCTGGCCAGGATCCAGATCCAGACGGCGTCGGGAAGCTCGAAGGCCGAGATGACGCTGGAGGGGATCCTGCAGTACGAGCGGGTCCGCGACTTCATCTACTCGAAGATGCGCGGGTTCAGGTCCGGCGGGGTGTCCGCGCCGGCCCACCCGGACACATCGCACGCCGAAGCCATCGCGCCGATCCTGAAGGAGATCGCCTCCGAGCTGCGCGCCATCCGCGCGCGCCTCGAAGGAGGCGCCGACCGTGTATGA
- a CDS encoding PH domain-containing protein translates to MYESLKAVLLRLLKVPPEPHAPSGSPGSVKVFRAGRNYYRYKLVLWAIRQLGAVVGAVVVLVSVGEAMERGAAKAKAKLEAEPDRAFIARHFDTAQTLFEIFEIAGVGFLLVQMPFTFAAVRLDYEMRWYVTTDRSLRIREGIVTVREMTLTFGNVQNVSVRQGPLQRLLGLADVVVETAGGGGSRSADSHEAGPSLHEGYLRGVDNAEAVRDAILERLRRLKDAGLGDPEDPVAESSAVDDVAAAREVLDEVRALRRALATRS, encoded by the coding sequence GTGTATGAGAGCCTGAAGGCGGTTCTCCTCCGCCTGCTGAAGGTGCCGCCGGAGCCGCACGCCCCCTCGGGCTCGCCGGGGAGCGTCAAGGTCTTTCGCGCGGGGCGCAACTACTATCGGTACAAGCTCGTGTTGTGGGCGATCCGCCAGCTCGGCGCCGTGGTCGGCGCGGTCGTCGTGCTCGTCTCCGTCGGCGAGGCGATGGAAAGGGGCGCGGCCAAGGCGAAGGCGAAGCTCGAGGCGGAACCGGACCGGGCCTTCATCGCCCGCCACTTCGACACGGCGCAGACCCTGTTCGAGATCTTCGAGATCGCCGGCGTCGGCTTCCTCCTCGTGCAGATGCCGTTCACGTTCGCCGCGGTGCGCCTGGACTACGAGATGCGCTGGTACGTGACGACCGACCGGAGCCTGCGCATCCGCGAGGGGATCGTCACCGTGCGCGAGATGACCCTCACCTTCGGCAACGTCCAGAACGTGTCGGTGCGCCAGGGGCCGCTGCAGCGCCTGCTCGGCCTCGCCGACGTGGTCGTCGAGACGGCGGGGGGCGGCGGATCGCGGTCGGCGGACTCGCACGAGGCCGGGCCGTCGCTCCACGAGGGGTACCTGCGCGGCGTCGACAACGCGGAGGCCGTGCGCGACGCGATCCTCGAGCGGCTGCGGCGTCTCAAGGACGCGGGGCTCGGGGATCCCGAAGACCCGGTCGCCGAGTCCAGCGCCGTCGACGACGTCGCGGCGGCGCGGGAGGTCCTCGACGAGGTCCGGGCGTTGAGGCGCGCGCTGGCGACGCGCTCCTGA